Proteins encoded in a region of the Salvelinus fontinalis isolate EN_2023a chromosome 17, ASM2944872v1, whole genome shotgun sequence genome:
- the LOC129813866 gene encoding uncharacterized protein C14orf119 homolog, which translates to MSRPTRSSLLWCTMSWFFHVNQGSNQQPPVMMPPAAGALSSNTLDTANTAGQGWLCTQSSSSSPSLADFPSVPQGLVPPSLENLSCTSLKSAAGREPLPLSYVTLQEQRCVLSWFLSWSTAQRERFLQDLLGKAVPGKVCTLLESLNTLQVKDSPPNIFECQLRLWTQWFESWSEEERNSFLHILEERDPIFVADFYRGVAGTAGRD; encoded by the exons atgagccgtcctacTCGCAGCAGTCTTCTGTGGTGTACA ATGTCCTGGTTCTTCCACGTCAATCAAGGCTCAAACCAACAGCCCCCTGTCATGATGCCCCCAGCTGCTGGTGCCCTGTCTAGCAACACACTGGATACAGCTAACACTGCTGGGCAGGGTTGGCTCTGCACACAGTCCAGTTCGTCTTCACCCAGCCTGGCAGACTTTCCGTCAGTACCACAGGGTTTAGTGCCTCCCAGCTTGGAGAACCTATCTTGTACCTCTCTGAAGTCAGCGGCAGGCAGAGAGCCCCTACCACTCTCCTACGTAACTCTTCAGGAGCAGCGTTGTGTCTTGAGCTGGTTCTTGAGCTGGAGCACTGCCCAGAGGGAAAGGTTTCTGCAGGACCTGTTGGGGAAAGCTGTGCCAGGGAAAGTGTGTACCCTTCTCGAGTCGCTCAATACGCTACAG GTTAAGGACAGCCCACCAAATATCTTTGAGTGCCAACTGCGCCTCTGGACCCAATGGTTTGAGTcatggagtgaggaggagaggaacagttTCCTGCACATTCTAGAAGAGAGGGACCCAATCTTTGTTGCCGACTTCTACAGAGGTGTAGCTGGGACAGCAGGCAGGGATTGA